One Brassica napus cultivar Da-Ae chromosome C4, Da-Ae, whole genome shotgun sequence genomic region harbors:
- the LOC106393775 gene encoding uncharacterized protein LOC106393775, translating to MMKSQAVNEQNRRSKRQAGVDASPVGSEVHKKQKKNAPKVNEREESDAKESTEDEAQDVEMDQHSPTEAEEPIPASSNGVSNTDDTQTQQSEIKTRKTRGLTKMRKVAKNAEDKVDVEFNSIGEHVGSGSVILSSFLGPLVREHVPVLLDDWRHVEETTKDALWEEIQGRFNLTEEWQKDAVFKQMGCLWRASKSRLTSIVRSIKNKAQIQKMKPSNIQSSSAWNSWVKARCTKDFKVQSDKYRRLRKIQIPHTTSRKGMSRLAHEMKRNSDDPKKVTRTKVWVAGHTHSDGRPVNEAHAETIEKIKTIDSEIDSNSSDNIGEDAVSQVLGKERPGRVRGMGRGATITKMAYLQARDKHVQKLEATQAELTTKLEKLQNVVIDLAGKKVTFLYTCPINCTWCFNMMLTCFFCCFKTHKDDVSSSERSDGSKRGIRCQILDWISTDDVVVGEGEYYSSEPTYKIGRIPLGPNAAAVIVNSVAVEDACVWRPTTSIGTLAEAVGVKIAWPSEKLILDDVIDFSKHANTVGSEVN from the exons ATGATGAAATCTCAAGCTGTTAATGAGCAAAATCGTCGCAGTAAGCGTCAAGCAGGTGTTGATGCGAGTCCTGTCGGGTCAGAGGTTcataagaaacaaaagaagaatgCTCCGAAGGTTAATGAAAGAGAAGAGAGTGATGCTAAAGAATCGACTGAGGACGAGGCGCAAGACGTAGAAATGGATCAACATTCAccaactgaagctgaagaacccaTCCCTGCTTCTAGCAATGGAGTGTCCAACACCGATGACACTCAGACACAGCAATCCGAGATCAAAACGAGGAAGACAAGGGGTCTAACTAAAATGCGCAAAGTGGCCAAAAATGCAGAGGACAAGGTAGATGTAGAGTTCAACTCCATAGGTGAGCATGTCGGTAGTGGATCAGTGATACTCTCATCCTTTCTTGGTCCTCTTGTGAGGGAGCATGTGCCAGTATTGCTAGATGACTGGAGACACGTCGAAGAAACAACAAAAGACGCTTTATGGGAAGAGATTCAg GGGAGGTTCAACTTGACAGAGGAATGGCAAAAAGATGCAGTCTTTAAGCAGATGGGTTGCTTGTGGAGGGCCTCGAAATCTAGGCTGACTTCTATAGTCCGTTCTATTAAAAACAAGGCTCAGATACAGAAAATGAAGCCTAGCAACATCCAATCTTCTTCTGCTTGGAACAGTTGGGTGAAAGCTAGGTGCACCAAAGATTTTAAG GTACAAAGTGATAAATACAGGAGACTTAGGAAGATTCAAATTCCGCACACAACAAGCCGAAAAGGCATGAGTCGCCTAGCTCATGAGATG AAAAGAAACAGCGATGATCCTAAGAAAGTTACTAGAACTAAGGTTTGGGTAGCAGGACATACGCATTCAGATGGGAGACCCGTGAATGAAGCACACGCTGAAACTATT GAAAAGATTAAGACAATTGACAGTGAAATAGATTCTAACTCCTCGGATAACATTGGTGAAGATGCTGTGAGTCAAGTTCTCGGAAAAGAGAGACCAGGAAGAGTTAGGGGGATGGGCAGAGGAGCGACTATTACGAAGATGGCTTACTTACAAGCTAGAGACAAACATGTCCAGAAGCTTGAAGCTACTCAAGCGGAATTAACTACCAAGCTTGAAAAGTTGCAAAATGTTGTTATTGACTTAGCTGGCAAAAAGGTAACTTTCTTATACACTTGTCCAATTAATTGTACTTGGTGTTTCAATATGATGcttacttgttttttttgttgttttaagaCACATAAAGATGATGTTTCTAGTTCTGAAAGAAGCGATGGTAGCAAGAGAGGAATAAGGTGCCAGATACTGGATTGGATTTCGACTGATGATGTGGTTGTAGGTGAAGGAGAATACTACTCAAGTGAACCCACATATAAGATTGGTCGAATTCCTCTGGGTCCTAATGCGGCAGCTGTAATTGTCAACTCTGTAGCAGTCGAAGATGCATGTGTCTGGAGACCAACTACAAGTATTGGAACACTTGCTGAAGCTGTAGGAGTTAAAATTGCATGGCCATCCGAGAAGTTAATATTGGACGATGTTATTGACTTCTCAAAACATGCTAACACTGTCGGGTCAGAGGTAAACTGA
- the LOC106393773 gene encoding uncharacterized protein LOC106393773: MDKAWVWLPRNSLEYEQGATEFVFSSSRRLGDLVEMFCPCVDCRNVCHQSRETVFEHLVIRGMDQKYKRCKYWSKHGDIRPDKTADVQTSENEACELMRTAFIASDGKTPFEKQNSEDFDGIERPEEDEFRKKLDDAETPLYPTCLKYTKSGMSESYFDQLMTLVHDMLPPDNVLPKSTDEMKKFLKVFGFGYDVIHACKNDCILYRKQYAELVCCPRCSESRWERDKHNGEEKKGVPCKVLRYFPIKERFKRMFRSKRLAEDLCWHFNNATEDGSMRHPVDSLTWVQANDKWPEFSAEARNLRLGLSTDGMNPFSIHNTKYSTWPVLLVNYNMAPTQCMKAENIMLTMLIPGPTTPSNNIDVYLEPLIEDLKDLWTEGIEVYDAFKKESFNLRAMLLWSITDYPALGTLAGCNVKGMQACIVCGKETPHRWLKFSRKHVYMGNRKRLMPGHPDRRRKGWFDNTVESGVSKRIQSGKEIFDSFRGFRNDFGRPLAKKEKRKRAEAEDDDDEAATAEEIEEEDDLWRLKKKSIFFDLPYWKEMPVRHNIDVMHVEKNVSDALLSIIMNNAKSKDGLKARKDLEDMGIRSNLHPEKRGKRTYLPPAAFWLSKEEKKKFCLLPKGPQIAVNRICNYFNRLCQRVIDPEKLLTLESEIVETMCQLERFFPPSLFDIMFHLPLHLAKEARLGGPVHFRWMYPFERYMKTLKAYVKNFARPEACMAEGYLSSECIAFCMEFLRKSVPVQEVINRNEDIEAIQNVLEGRPLQKATEVTLTDKERDIAHRYILMNTAVMDPYIGLHLEELQATDERCAQNETLLWKYHTERFPQWIKDKIPNNSKEHSKRLRWLAFGPRNIAHTYKGYVVNGHRYHCDDVKRSTQNSGVAYEAFSMCRASAKDSKQMADMVAYYGVIKEIILVDYHMFQIPLFKCSWAHKGKGVKEEEGFTLVNLHMNQSSFANDPYILPSQAKQVFYSREDESSPWYVVMRAPPRGYHELETEEKIDFEPSVQPIEDIGYQSDDESFCVREDCEGVLVDV, encoded by the exons ATGGATAAAGCTTGGGTCTGGTTACCAAG GAATAGTCTCGAGTATGAGCAAGGTGCAACTGAGTTTGTTTTTTCGTCATCAAGACGATTGGGTGATCTAGTTGAAATGTTCTGCCCTTGCGTTGATTGCCGCAATGTCTGCCATCAATCAAGAGAGACAGTTTTTGAGCATCTCGTCATCAGAGGGATGGATCAGAAGTACAAGAGATGTAAATATTGGAGTAAACACGGGGATATAAGGCCAGATAAGACAGCTGATGTTCAGACGTCTGAAAATGAGGCTTGTGAGTTGATGAGGACAGCTTTTATAGCGAGCGATGGCAAGACACCATTTGAGAAGCAGAATTCAGAGGATTTTGATGGTATTGAGAGGCCAGAAGAGGACGAGTTTAGGAAGAAGTTAGATGATGCCGAGACTCCACTGTACCCGACATGTCTGAAATACACCAAG AGTGGGATGTCAGAGAGCTATTTCGACCAGCTAATGACATTAGTTCATGACATGCTACCTCCAGATAATGTTCTGCCTAAGTCTACGGATGAGATGAAGAAGTTCTTAAAGGTGTTTGGTTTTGGTTATGATGTCATCCACGCCTGCAAAAATGATTGTATCCTTTATAGGAAACAGTATGCGGAGTTAGTTTGCTGTCCAAGATGTAGTGAATCAAGATGGGAAAGAGATAAGCACAATGGTGAGGAGAAGAAAGGAGTTCCATGTAAGGTCCTTAGGTATTTTCCCATaaaagagagattcaagaggATGTTTAGATCGAAACGGTTGGCTGAGGATTTATGTTGGCACTTCAACAATGCAACTGAAGATGGATCTATGCGGCATCCTGTGGATTCTTTGACTTGGGTTCAGGCAAACGATAAGTGGCCGGAATTTTCTGCTGAAGCAAGAAACCTGAGACTAGGTCTTtctactgatgggatgaatccATTCTCGATCCACAACACCAAGTACAGCACGTGGCCGGTTCTCCTAGTTAACTACAATATGGCACCAACTCAGTGCATGAAAGCGGAGAACATTATGTTGACGATGTTGATACCTGGACCAACAACACCTAGCAACAACATTGATGTGTATCTAGAGCCCCTGATAGAGGACCTCAAGGACTTGTGGACCGAAGGTATTGAAGTTTATGATGCCTTTAAGAAGGAGAGTTTTAATTTAAGAGCTATGTTGCTGTGGAGTATCACAGACTACCCAGCTTTAGGGACATTAGCTGGATGCAATGTTAAGGGGATGCAAGCGTGTATTGTATGTGGGAAGGAGACACCGCATAGATGGCTTAAGTTTAGTAGGAAACATGTATATATGGGCAACAGGAAGCGACTGATGCCTGGTCATCCCGACAGACGTAGAAAGGGTTGGTTTGACAACACAGTGGAGTCTGGTGTTTCAAAGAGGATTCAGAGTGGGAAAGAAATATTTGACAGCTTTAGAGGATTTAGAAATGATTTTGGAAGACCATTAGCTAAAAAGGAGAAGCGTAAAAGGGCAGAAGCAGAAGATGACGATGATGAAGCTGCAACAGCTGAAGaaatcgaagaagaagatgatttaTGGAGGTTGAAAAAAAAGTCTATCTTCTTTGACTTACCATATTGGAAG GAAATGCCTGTCAGGCATAACATAGATGTTATGCACGTCGAGAAGAACGTCTCAGACGCACTACTATctattattatgaataatgCAAAATCAAAGGATGGGTTGAAAGCAAGAAAAGATTTAGAAGACATGGGAATCAGGAGCAACTTACATCCAGAGAAGCGTGGGAAGAGAACTTATTTGCCTCCAGCTGCATTTTGGCTTTCCaaggaagagaaaaaaaaattct GTTTATTGCCTAAAGGACCTCAGATAGCTGTCAATCGTATCTGCAACTACTTCAACAGACTTTGCCAACGAGTTATTGATCCAGAGAAGCTACTGACTCTAGAATCTGAGATTGTAGAAACAATGTGCCAGTTGGAGAGATTTTTTCCACCATCACTCTTCGACATTATGTTTCACCTTCCTCTCCATCTAGCTAAAGAAGCACGCTTGGGTGGCCCTGTGCACTTcagatggatgtatccgttTGAGAG ATATATGAAGACTCTAAAAGCTTATGTCAAGAATTTTGCACGACCCGAAGCTTGTATGGCTGAGGGATATTTGTCTAGTGAATGCATTGCGTTTTGTATGGAGTTCCTTCGAAAATCTGTTCCAGTCCAGGAAGTAATTAATAGAAATGAAGATATTGAGGCAATTCAGAATGTCCTTGAAGGAAGACCATTACAGAAAGCTACAGAAGTAACCCTCACAGATAAGGAGAGAGATATAGCTCATCGTTATATCCTCATGAATACAGCAGTCATGGATCCGTATATTGG GTTGCATTTGGAAGAACTGCAAGCTACTGATGAAAGATGCGCACAAAATGAAACTCTACTGTGGAAATATCACACAGAAAGGTTCCCCCAGTGGATAAAAGATAAG ATACCTAATAACTCGAAGGAACATTCGAAAAGGCTGAGATGGCTTGCTTTTGGACCAAGGAATATTGCTCACACATACAAGGGATACGTGGTGAATGGACATCGATACCATTGTGATGATGTAAAGCGCAGTACACAGAATAGTGGGGTTGCATATGAAGCATTTTCGATGTGTCGAGCTAGCGCTAAAGATTCTAAGCAAATGGCGGACATGGTAGCTTACTATGGAGTGATAAAGGAGATCATATTGGTGGACTACCACATGTTCCAAATTCCCCTGTTTAAGTGTAGTTGGGCTCACAAAGGGAAAGGAGTTAAAGAGGAAGAAGGGTTCACACTTGTCAATCTTCATATGAACCAGTCATCATTTGCAAACGATCCATACATTCTGCCATCGCAAGCTAAACAGGTCTTTTATTCTAGAGAAGATGAAAGCTCACCTTGGTATGTTGTTATGCGGGCACCACCAAGAGGATACCATGAGTTAGAGACAGAAGAGAAGATCGATTTTGAACCATCAGTCCAGCCAATTGAAGATATAGGATATCAATCTGATGATGAGAGTTTCTGTGTTAGGGAAGACTGTGAAGGTGTCCTTGTTGATGTTTAG